A window of the Helianthus annuus cultivar XRQ/B chromosome 4, HanXRQr2.0-SUNRISE, whole genome shotgun sequence genome harbors these coding sequences:
- the LOC110919458 gene encoding uncharacterized protein LOC110919458, which translates to MKLNPIISWVADFTCCLFDCAQTEETEENAGGWGESDCASLLLVRLFDFKTSSSRFHLFNHPQIAMGKNKCITSFFKRKNENEEQVKGNQGIVDGNNENKRQKASTSEPVSEVNNEANKNTPPVNEANNEVLLSMLSHARYGQESTNRVIPNLRRKLISVGKLDDEGFNVHFGGGQWKVIKGNLVIAKGKKQVLSLGGSRYYVTFIDDSTRKIWKSAVENETNLKVKCLKSDNGGEYISKQFTDYCAKEGIKMIKTVPGTPQ; encoded by the exons ATGAAACTAAACCCAATAATCAGCTGGGTAGCGGATTTCACTTGTTGCTTGTTCGACTGTGCGCAGACagaagaaacagaagaaaacgCAGGGGGCTGGGGGGAAAGCGACTGTGCTAGCCTGCTGCTTGTTCGACTGTTCGACTTCAAGACTTCAAGTTCGAGATTTCACTTGTTCAATCATCCTCAG ATTGCCATGGGGAAGAATAAATGCATAACCTCTTTTTtcaaaagaaagaatgaaaatgaAGAACAAGTAAAGGGAAATCAGGGAATTGTTGATGGAAACAATGAGAATAAACGTCAAAAAGCTTCAACAAGTGAACCGGTTAGTGAAGTGAATAATGAGGCGAATAAAAACACTCCACCGGTTAATGAAGCGAATAATGAG GTGCTTCTTTCCATGCTATCTCATGCCAGATATGGTCAGGAATCTACGAACAG GGTTATTCCTAATTTGAGGAGAAAGTTGATTTCAGTTGGTAAACTGGATGATGAAGGGTTTAATGTTCACTTTGGGGGTGGACAATGGAAAGTGATCAAAGGCAATTTAGTGATTGCCAAAGGAAAGAAGCAAG TTTTATCTCTAGGAGGCTCAAGATATTATGTTACTTTCATCGATGATTCAACACGAAAG ATATGGAAATCTGCTGTTGAAAATGAAACTAACTTGAAGGTAAAGTGCTTAAAGTCTGATAATGGTGGTGAATACATAAGCAAGCAGTTCACTGACTATTGCGCCAAGGAAGGGATAAAGATGATCAAGACAGTTCCCGGAACTCCTCAATAG